The region ATTTTACGATGGTCACGCTTAGCCGCTTCTTCAAGACGGTTTAAATGTACTTTAAGTGCTTTCTTGTCTGCCCAAGCAGTACCATAAACACGTTGTAGCATTTTATTGTCAGAGTTTCCGCGCCAGTATGCACCAGCAACACTCATCAATTTGAAGTTTTGACAGAACTTCATGTTTGGAACATGAGGACCGCGACACATATCAACATATTCTTCGTGGTGATATAGCGCTGGCGTTGCATCTTTGCTGATGTTCTCATCTAAGATTGCAATTTTGTATTCTTCGCCGCGTGATTCAAACGTATCACGGGCTTCTTGCCAAGAAACAACTTTCTTAACGACACTGTAACTGGTCTTTGCTAATGCTTGCATACGCTTTTCTAGCGCATCAATATCTTCTTGAGTTAGTTTGTGATCTAAATCGATATCGTAGTAAAAGCCATTATCAATAGTAGGACCGATTGCCATTTTAGTTTCAGGCCACATTTGCTTAATAGCATGACCTAATAAATGCGCACAAGAATGGCGAAGGATTTCAACACCCTCTTCATTTTTAGCCGTAATGATTGAAAGTTCTGAATCTGTGGTGATTAAATCACAAGCATCCACTAGCTCGCCGTTTACACGGCCAGCAATACACGCTTTTGCTAAACCAGGACCAATGTCAGCAGCGACATCTAAGGTAGATACAGAATCGGCAAACTCACGTTTGCTGCCATCAGGCAAAGTAATAATAGGCATTTCATTTCCTTATCCAGTGGTGACCCACACGTAGGGCCACTTGGTAATAAATATATAAAAGAAATGCCACCGAACTTCAGACATTACAGGAGTCTGAGTTATAAGTGGCATGAAATTGTATTGTATGTGAAAAGTCCTTTTGCAAGCAAGTACACGCATCATTAATAAGTAAATAAACAGCTAGTCAGATAACTTAAACCACTTTTAAGAGTCGATAAGCCCTATCAATAGCTAGATTAAGCTTAAATGCCGCAAGTGTCATAACTGACGACTTTGTGATTACTACACTATTAGTAATTTTTACTATACTTAAGATCAGTTAATTAATGGCTAAGTTAACAAACGACGACCTGTTTGAGCACAGCTATTTATTTAACGATAAATAAGAGGGGAAGTTATGAATTTAGTCAGCAGAGTAATAAGTTGTCCACATTGTGGTCATAATCAACATGTCCACATTGATACTAGCTGTGGCGATCAAGAGTATTATGATGATTGTCGTATATGTTGTAATCCGATCCACATGCGTTTACAAGTGAATGATGCTAATAGAACCATTCAATTATTTGTCAATTCTGATGATGAACAATTTTATTAGTGAGGTAGATTCATTGAGTTGATTAATGCAATATCAAAATATGGCTTAGACTTTCAAATGAAATCTAAGCCATTTTTATATCTACTTAACCAAGACTTTTTTAGCGAGTATACGTTCAACTGTATCGACAATAACTTGAGTTTGACTATCGATTTCTATATTGATGCTATCGCCCACTTTACAGTCACTCAAATTGGTGAGTTTTAATGTTTCCGGAATTAAATGTAACTTAAACTGATTTTCAGAAATTTCACCCACGGTTAAGCTACAACCGTTAACACCGACAAACCCTTTATAGAAAATATAGTCCATCCACTTTGCTGGCACATCTAATGTTAAATTAAAATGCTCATTTGTATTACTAACATGGGAAATTGTTGCCATAGTATGAACATGACCAGACAAAATATGTCCACCAATCTCTTTTCCAAAGGTCAACGACCGTTCGATATTTACTTTGTGCCCTGGCTCTACAAAATTTAGGTTTGTAACCTGTAACGTCTCTTCCATTACATCAAAATAAACTCTATCATTCACAAGCTTAGTAACGGTCAGACAAACACCGTTATTTGCCACACTGGCACCGGTCTCTAGACCGTGCTGTAGCTCCTCTGGAATATTTATTTCAAATGTCTTTAAACCACTCTGTGCTTGAATAGAAATAACATCACATGTGGCTTGTACGATACCAGTAAACATATTTTCGCTCTTATAAGTTGAAGGTTTTTAAATGAATCACACAGGCTTTCAAGCCAAAAAATTAATACAACTCGCTTTGCCTGTATTAATCGCTCAAGTTACCCAAACAATGATGGGCTTTATCGATACTGTCATGGCCGGTAGAGTCAGTGCCGTTGATATGGCCGCCGTTGCGATTGGTACCAGTTTATGGTTACCAGCACTGCTGTTTGTACAAGGGCTTATCCTCGCTTTTACGCCGGTATTTGCGCATCATCATGGCGCTAACAACCCTAAAGCAATCCAGCCTCTCATGTCTCAAGCTTTCTATATTGCCATAATTGGTACGATTGGTGTGTTGCTGTTTCTCTCATTTGCTAAAACTATCTTTACCATGATGGAACTAGACCCTGCATTAGCAGATTTAAGTGCCGGTTATCTCAATGGGTTTATGTGGGGCGTTCCTGCATTTATTTTATACCAAATACTGAGAGGTTGTTCAGAAGGAATATCTTACACATTACCAACGATGATCATTGGCTTTGTTGGTTTAGCAGTAAACATTCCAGCTAACTATATCTTTATCTATGGTCATTTTGGTGTTCCACCTATGGGCGGCGCAGGTTGTGGTATTGCCACGGCTTTAGTCTTCTGGGCAATGCTGATTGCAATGATGATTTATATGCAGTTCCATAAGAAGTTTGCCGAAATCGCGCCGTTTGCAACCTTAAATAAACCTAATTGGAAAACCATTTGGGAAATGACGAAGCACGGCATGCCAATCGCAATGGCGTTGTTTTTCGAAGTGAGTTTATTTGCTGTTATCGCACTACTATTAGCACCACTAGGCGCAAATGTGGTTGCAGGTCATCAAATCGCCTTGAACTTTTCATCGATTGTGTTCATGTTGCCACTATCAATTGGTATCGCGGTGTCGATTCGAGTAGGTTATTACCTTGGCCAAGACAAAGTAGAAATATCTAAAATGGTCACCAAGATTGGACTGATTTTAGCTTTTTCATTAGCTGTAGTTACCGCAATCATTACCGTGTTGTTCAAAACTGAAATTGCCCTACTTTACAATAATAACCCTGAAGTTGTTGCACTAGCAGGAAGCTTAATGTTCCTTGCAGCGCTTTATCAATTATCTGATTCTATCCAAGTCGTTGCTGCTGGCGCGTTACGTGGTTATAAAGATACCAAGAGCGCTTTCTATATTACATTGGTTTCATACTGGGCCATTGGTATGACACTTGGTTACACATTAGCGCGTACAGATATTATTGTTCCGGCAATGGGTGCACATGGGTTCTGGATAGGCTTAATCGCAGGTTTAACGAGTGCCGCGATATTGTTTGCATTCCGATTGGTCTATATTCAAAAAAATGCCAACTTTAAAGCGGTACTTGAAGATAGTCATTAAATGTTGCTGACTAAATAGTAAATAAAATGAAGTTGTGAAATAAGTAGTGAAACAAGTTGTAAGCGCCGTAATCCGATAGATAAAGACTCGGATACGGCGTGATATAAAACAATTTGCACACCAAATCACCACTCACACACTTTTTTAGTTTTTTTACTTGCATCAAACACTGTATACCGTAAGATATCGCTCGTTCCAAAGATTACATGCAAATGTCATTTTAAAACAATACAACCGTAGCTCAGTTGGTTAGAGCACTACCTTGACATGGTAGGGGTCGGTGGTTCGAATCCACTCGGTTGTACCATATTTTTTGAAAGACACGTTACAACTGTAGCTCAGTTGGTTAGAGCACTACCTTGACATGGTAGGGGTCGGTGGTTCGAATCCACTCAGTTGTACCACTTTCAAATTATAATAATTCAGCCAGCTTATGCTGGTTTTTTTATGTCTAAAATTCCTAAGTTCTACAAAATATCTTTAGCAGTTTTTAAATATCATAAAAAAACCACTCAATGAGTGGCTGTTTTATAGTTTATATAAAGGGTTATAAAGAGTTCACAAAACCTTTTAACTTCATATCTCTATCAATGAGTAACGGATAATCTGTTCGCCCCTTCATTGGCCAACCATTGCGCCAAGTTTGTTTATCACTTACACCCCAAAACGTAACACGGCCTATGCTTTCGCTATGTTTTTTATAAATAGCAAACAAGTTTTGATAACGTGATGCTAATTGTTGCTCTATTTCAATAGGTAATCCTTCTGTATAAGGATTGTATTGTTGTTGCAGTGCGACATCTAATGAAACATCTGCACCTTCTGCTAAATTTTCAGGAAATGGTAAGACTGAAATATCAAGCTCTGTGACCATGACATCTACACCCGTGGCAGCAAAAGCGACTATGGAATCTTCAACTTCATTGAAGTCAGGATAATCTAATGAATAATGCGCTTGCATTCCAACACCATCAATTTGAATGCCCTTTTGTTTAAGGCGCTTTATCAACTTAATTGCACCGGCTCTTTTCTCAGGTTTAAACATGTTGTAATCGTTGTAATATAATTTGGCATTAGGCGCTGCTTGATGTGCATAGATAAAGGCTTGTTCAATAAAGTCATCTCCAATAATTTGCTGCCATTTTGATTCACGTAAACTGCCATCTTCATTCAAAGCTTCATTGACTACATCCCAAGCAAATATTTGTTCAGCATATCGTCCGGCAACAGTTTTAATATGTATTTCCATCACTTTTAATAATTGCGCACGATTTAAAGGGTTACCAGCATCATCTTCGAATACCCAATCAGGCGTTTGCGAATGCCAAACAAGAGTATGCCCTACCAATTGTTGATTGTTGTTCTTAGCAAAGTTCACTAATGCATCAGCAACGTCAAATTGATACTCATTAGGTAAAGGATTCACCGACTCCCATTTCATTGAGTTTTCAGGTGTGAAGGTATTAAAGTGTTCGGCTGCTAATCGCAGTTCCGGATCTGCAGAGTTCAGTACTTGAGCTTTGCTAATTGCAGTACCAATTTTAAAGTTTTCAGCAAAATGATTTTTTAAAAGTATATCTTTAGAGAATGTTGGTGCAATTTCAGGTAAGGCCTGCTGTTGTAATCCTTGGTGACTATTACAGCCTGAAACAACCAAAACCACCGTGACACAACCTGCAATTAACGATTTATTGAATTTTTTAATTATTTTCATTACTTTCTAAATCCAGCTATTTGTGAGTAATTCTAGCCATGTAATAATGCACTACATCGACCAAAATAAAGTTAATATTAATCCTTCGAACGATTCTAATTAATGGCTAATGATCTCATCATCCGAATGAATATTGGCTTTAATTTTTAGGGCTATTCGATACCCTGCTACTTATTTGCTTGTTAATACCGATGTAATAAATGGCATTCTTTTGATTACAGATTTCATTTATGCTCTCCATTTTTGTATACCTAGCCCAAAGCACTACTTATGATTGTTTCTATATAACAATAATAAAATTAGAAAACCATTAATAGTCTAATTGACCATAAGATGATTAAACTTAGACTATTTCTATGCTTTTGAAAACATTTATGTAACAACTATTTTGATTTTATTGACGAGTTAACATTAGTATTTAACTGTTATAAACCGTTAAATACATTGTTCTTCATGCACTTAGTTGCTTGCGGTATGTTCTAATAAAATTTTACAATACGTAATTATCAGCCATACCCGCTAAAATCATTAATTTGAAGTAATAAACAACTATGCCAATTAGCCGCGATGCTCAATGTATTCAAGCTTCTAGTTAAACAATGCCTTAAAGGCTGCCTTAGGTTGAAGTTGTCTATCCCACAACAACGGATAATTGGTTCGGTTCGGGATTGGGTAATCATTTTTCCACGACATACCATCATGTAGTCCCCAAAAGGTGACTCTGTCGATTTTTTCACGCTTTGCTTGGAATATTTCAAATAACTCTGCATATCGTGCTGCTAATTTTGCTTCGATTACTGCGGGAAGATGATGAGTAAATGGGTCTAAATACGCTTTAAACTCTTGTTCCTGAAACTGTGGGTGCATAAAACCTTGACCAATAACTTGCCCTTCTTTGGTAAAAGGCAGCACATCAATATCGAGTTCCGTTATCATCACCTTCAGCCCCAAAGCTGCGTAGGTATCAATAGCCTCTTCAATATAATGGCGTTCTGGAAAGTTAAGTCCCCAATGGGCTTGAATTCCAATTCCATCAATCTTAATACCCTCACGTTGTAGCATTTTAATCATTTTAACAATGCCATCACGCTTGGCCGGTTTCCAAGCATTAAAATCATTATAATAAAGCTCTGTATTAGGCGCGTACTTGGCGGCAAAGGTAAAAGCGGCTTTTGCCATTTCATCACCACTTCCAATAACATTAGTCCACACTGTTTGACGATAGTTGCCATCATCGCCAATGACTTCGTTCAGTACATCCCAAGCATCCACTTTGCCACGATACCTTCCTGCAACTAACTTAATGTGTTGCTCCATCCGTTCAATTTGCTGTTCTGGGGAGTTTTGTTCACCATTCTTTTGTTTAAAAAACCATTCAGGTGTTTGGTTATGCCACACAAGCGTATGCCCTACTATGAACATGTTGTTATTTTTACCAAATTCAATAAATTGGTCAGCTGCTGTAAAATTGAATTGCTCAGGGAGTGGATTGACGATCTCTGCCTTCATGGCATTTTCAATAGTGATGGTATTGAACTGTTCGGTAATAATTTCTGCACTTAGGGGATCAAGCCCAGAGACAATTTCATCATTCACAGCGACACCAATTTTAAAATCATTGTTAAAATGCTGCTGCAAACTTTCTTTATTATTAACGTTATGTTGTACAGCCGCTTC is a window of Shewanella donghaensis DNA encoding:
- a CDS encoding MATE family efflux transporter; this translates as MNHTGFQAKKLIQLALPVLIAQVTQTMMGFIDTVMAGRVSAVDMAAVAIGTSLWLPALLFVQGLILAFTPVFAHHHGANNPKAIQPLMSQAFYIAIIGTIGVLLFLSFAKTIFTMMELDPALADLSAGYLNGFMWGVPAFILYQILRGCSEGISYTLPTMIIGFVGLAVNIPANYIFIYGHFGVPPMGGAGCGIATALVFWAMLIAMMIYMQFHKKFAEIAPFATLNKPNWKTIWEMTKHGMPIAMALFFEVSLFAVIALLLAPLGANVVAGHQIALNFSSIVFMLPLSIGIAVSIRVGYYLGQDKVEISKMVTKIGLILAFSLAVVTAIITVLFKTEIALLYNNNPEVVALAGSLMFLAALYQLSDSIQVVAAGALRGYKDTKSAFYITLVSYWAIGMTLGYTLARTDIIVPAMGAHGFWIGLIAGLTSAAILFAFRLVYIQKNANFKAVLEDSH
- a CDS encoding CPXCG motif-containing cysteine-rich protein gives rise to the protein MNLVSRVISCPHCGHNQHVHIDTSCGDQEYYDDCRICCNPIHMRLQVNDANRTIQLFVNSDDEQFY
- a CDS encoding endo-1,4-beta-xylanase; this encodes MRLIAVLSVTAVPILFTANSLATEAAVQHNVNNKESLQQHFNNDFKIGVAVNDEIVSGLDPLSAEIITEQFNTITIENAMKAEIVNPLPEQFNFTAADQFIEFGKNNNMFIVGHTLVWHNQTPEWFFKQKNGEQNSPEQQIERMEQHIKLVAGRYRGKVDAWDVLNEVIGDDGNYRQTVWTNVIGSGDEMAKAAFTFAAKYAPNTELYYNDFNAWKPAKRDGIVKMIKMLQREGIKIDGIGIQAHWGLNFPERHYIEEAIDTYAALGLKVMITELDIDVLPFTKEGQVIGQGFMHPQFQEQEFKAYLDPFTHHLPAVIEAKLAARYAELFEIFQAKREKIDRVTFWGLHDGMSWKNDYPIPNRTNYPLLWDRQLQPKAAFKALFN
- a CDS encoding endo-1,4-beta-xylanase, giving the protein MKIIKKFNKSLIAGCVTVVLVVSGCNSHQGLQQQALPEIAPTFSKDILLKNHFAENFKIGTAISKAQVLNSADPELRLAAEHFNTFTPENSMKWESVNPLPNEYQFDVADALVNFAKNNNQQLVGHTLVWHSQTPDWVFEDDAGNPLNRAQLLKVMEIHIKTVAGRYAEQIFAWDVVNEALNEDGSLRESKWQQIIGDDFIEQAFIYAHQAAPNAKLYYNDYNMFKPEKRAGAIKLIKRLKQKGIQIDGVGMQAHYSLDYPDFNEVEDSIVAFAATGVDVMVTELDISVLPFPENLAEGADVSLDVALQQQYNPYTEGLPIEIEQQLASRYQNLFAIYKKHSESIGRVTFWGVSDKQTWRNGWPMKGRTDYPLLIDRDMKLKGFVNSL
- a CDS encoding riboflavin synthase subunit alpha produces the protein MFTGIVQATCDVISIQAQSGLKTFEINIPEELQHGLETGASVANNGVCLTVTKLVNDRVYFDVMEETLQVTNLNFVEPGHKVNIERSLTFGKEIGGHILSGHVHTMATISHVSNTNEHFNLTLDVPAKWMDYIFYKGFVGVNGCSLTVGEISENQFKLHLIPETLKLTNLSDCKVGDSINIEIDSQTQVIVDTVERILAKKVLVK